The proteins below are encoded in one region of Micromonospora pisi:
- a CDS encoding DUF2469 domain-containing protein: MSAEDLEKYETEMELQLYREYRDIVRQFSYVVETERRFYLANQVDLHVRNSDGEVYFEVEMHDAWVWDMYRPARFVKNVRVMTFKDVNVEELEKPEISLPADSGFGN; the protein is encoded by the coding sequence ATGAGCGCGGAAGATCTCGAGAAGTACGAGACCGAGATGGAGCTGCAGCTCTACCGGGAGTACCGCGATATCGTCCGCCAGTTTTCCTACGTGGTCGAGACCGAACGCCGGTTCTATCTCGCCAACCAGGTTGACCTGCACGTACGGAACTCGGACGGCGAGGTCTACTTCGAGGTGGAGATGCACGACGCCTGGGTCTGGGACATGTACCGACCCGCGCGATTCGTGAAGAATGTCCGGGTCATGACGTTCAAGGACGTCAACGTAGAAGAGCTGGAAAAGCCGGAGATCTCCCTTCCAGCGGATTCCGGCTTCGGTAACTGA